DNA from Amorphoplanes friuliensis DSM 7358:
GGGCGGCCCATCTCACGCCGCGGGATGACGGACTCGAACTGCGCCTTCATCTGCGCGTCCATCACTTCCCGCATCAGCGGTGTGGCGACCTGGCCGGGGGTCAGTACGTTCACCCGGATCTTGCGGTCCCGGAGCTCCGACACCCAGACCCGTGCGTAGGCGGGCAGGACGGCTTTGCTGGCGGCGTACGCACTCCAGCCGGGGTAGCCGCGCAGTGACGCGTTCGACCCGGTCATGAAGATCGAGCCGCCGTCGTTGAACAGTGGCAGCGCCTTCTGGACCGTGAACAGCGTGCCGCGGGCGTTCAGCGAGAAGGCGGCATCGAAGTGCTCCTCGGTGATCTCGCCGAGCCGGCCCTGCGCGCCCACCCCGGCGCTGGCCCACAACACGTCGATCGAGCCCTTTTCCTGCTCGACCGTGGCGAACAAACGGTCCAGGTCGTTGAGGTCGGCCGCATCACCCTGCACGCCGGTCACGTTGTGGCCGATCAGCTTGACGGCTTCGTCGAGCGCGTCCTGGTGCCGGCCCGAAATGAAAACGTGGGCTCCCTCGTCGACGAACAGTTTTGCACCGGCCAGCGCCATTCCACTGGTCGCACCGGTGATTACGGCAACCTTGCCATCGAGCTTTCCCACAATTGCTCCTGTTTCCCCGTATCGAATTTGCTTTCGGTATCGAGCGTGCCATCGGCCCGAACAGGTTGTCCAAGACCTCTTTCGGTCGTTGCGATACCCTTGGGGCATTGCCGGACCGGGAGGCTCCATGGATCTGGACCTG
Protein-coding regions in this window:
- a CDS encoding SDR family NAD(P)-dependent oxidoreductase, whose amino-acid sequence is MGKLDGKVAVITGATSGMALAGAKLFVDEGAHVFISGRHQDALDEAVKLIGHNVTGVQGDAADLNDLDRLFATVEQEKGSIDVLWASAGVGAQGRLGEITEEHFDAAFSLNARGTLFTVQKALPLFNDGGSIFMTGSNASLRGYPGWSAYAASKAVLPAYARVWVSELRDRKIRVNVLTPGQVATPLMREVMDAQMKAQFESVIPRREMGRPEEIASVALFLASDDSSYVNGMELVADGGSTVI